One region of Salvia miltiorrhiza cultivar Shanhuang (shh) chromosome 3, IMPLAD_Smil_shh, whole genome shotgun sequence genomic DNA includes:
- the LOC131015835 gene encoding uncharacterized protein LOC131015835, with translation MRCKKHPADQSCSVGVCASCLRERLVAVIAAQAQAHALKHALQDCRKSDSQLPQPPLFPRSVSPYISRRKSDTGAAAATCRPHGHHHLFYSTPQLGPHRSITVEIKKNSRSRFSSLFWGIFRSKSGSKPDSCADPVSDPMVSIDSCSASPAWFPNIIRGRRKKKASTFSNDDAAFRTGRNRGRGMSPARDADHDDEHCHGGTSGYSSDSQGWRQTPRRTPTSTRRGGGRAASHGRSLSSLAFCLSPLVRPSPNRHWNQKVAPPEAAAAGDPRATPKAHLSTAASFCKNRSRKLADFGRYPYDPTG, from the coding sequence ATGAGGTGCAAGAAACACCCGGCCGACCAAAGCTGCAGCGTCGGCGTCTGCGCCTCCTGCCTCCGCGAGCGCCTCGTCGCCGTCATCGCCGCGCAAGCGCAGGCGCACGCGCTCAAACATGCGCTACAAGATTGCCGCAAATCCGACTCACAGCTGCCGCAGCCTCCCTTGTTTCCTCGCTCCGTCTCGCCCTACATTTCGCGACGGAAATCAGAcaccggcgccgccgccgccacgtGTCGGCCTCACGGCCACCACCACCTCTTCTACAGCACTCCTCAGCTGGGACCTCACCGCTCAATTACGGTCGAGATTAAGAAAAATTCCAGGAGTAGGTTTTCTTCTCTGTTTTGGGGGATTTTCAGATCGAAGTCGGGGAGCAAACCGGATTCGTGCGCCGATCCGGTTTCCGATCCTATGGTTTCGATCGATTCTTGCTCGGCTTCTCCGGCGTGGTTCCCTAACATCATCCGCGGCCGCCGGAAAAAGAAGGCCTCGACGTTTTCAAACGACGACGCCGCGTTCAGAACCGGACGGAATCGCGGAAGGGGAATGTCGCCGGCGAGAGACGCCGATCACGACGACGAGCATTGCCACGGCGGAACGAGCGGTTACTCGTCGGACTCCCAAGGCTGGAGGCAGACGCCGCGAAGGACGCCAACGTCGACGCGGCGAGGCGGAGGGAGAGCGGCGTCGCACGGCAGAAGCTTATCGAGTCTGGCGTTCTGTCTGAGCCCGCTGGTGCGGCCTAGCCCGAACCGCCACTGGAATCAGAAGGTAGCGCCGCCCGAGGCAGCGGCTGCCGGAGACCCAAGGGCGACGCCGAAGGCACACCTCTCTACAGCGGCGTCGTTTTGCAAGAACCGGTCTCGAAAACTCGCGGATTTCGGGCGATACCCCTACGATCCAACCGGTTGA
- the LOC131018823 gene encoding uncharacterized protein LOC131018823 encodes MVVGIIEPKRKFHKIPTSFWRSLNLIPCHQNSRFNKRSNIWFFTHPDVASNVIFTSEQVVIVDCVWTCYNFRVAVVHGANNNLLRRQLWVDLLNTMDGPSVIAGDFNAVKGAHERSSDCLPNATSCRDFCDFIDATGFIDSPTVGLQFTWSGRRFMPSHVESKLDRVLFSQDFADYWSSVYTQNLPRITSDHSPIIIRCCLPLQQGPRFFKFLHMWTLHENFHEVIRSSWNEDTSTRCPIYKVMFKLKRLRGVLKDWNKSTFGNVDAMITAAQQHLLQIQEQIAVSGYTSDLFDEEVVTQAKINKALTRKNNLLQQKSRVSWLQDGDRNTKFFHNMIKYKKKPQIISHLNIHGNLVYDQEAIGKHVVDFFSALFEETNQEALDITSFEATIDEVVDDRQNTFLTRTPDEEEIKAAVFGMDASSAPGPDGFSGKFFQSCWDIIKEDIWKAVTTFFERSYLPVGCNSSIMILLPKKDVVSSTADLRPIVLSNFFFKIFSKILASRLGVVAAKCVSPNQFGFISGRSIHDCILLGSEGINCMRRSIGGVNMACKIDIKKAFDTLRWDFLLAVLKVGGYDEKFVNWIRIILHSARLSILYNGRLHGYFACSRGVRQGDPLSPLLFGIAEDVLSALLRNCVAAGKLTPMNICRARPFPTHFLYADDILVFCTASEENARTLRHILTFYGDISGQFYSPEKSHIYFTDKVSTALKRAIGRSIDFAPGAFPFTYLGVPLFVGRVRASYLRPIHDRILQKFARWRGRHLSMAGRICLVKSVIQSSITHSMMIYRWPRSLLKILDAKCRNFIWTGNTEKCAACTVAWARVCAIKEEGGLGVRSFSLMNRSYLMKRAWSVIRGTAFGMDIMRQRYLSRFSHVKTVAAPSSIWLGLRAEIAPLVNDSYCYIGDGAFTNFWNDDWLGYSIARKCGVPHYVQDFLKHSVADYFYEGIWHFTQGFVDAFPDIVCDILLLPIGDDEDIRFWKPSLHGDVTASLAFARHCHRFPAVKWGKWIWENYIPTRRSMTTWRLLHRRLPTFDILISQGLITPNHCPFCFKDSENIEHLFWSCDNIRPIWLEYLSWFNKNHDIDNSDIFSMLVAAWGYSFSSQLVCFWKAGIISLIWSIWTQRNKCIFDDDRFEAKKIFHSIKVTFREMEENFKLGAMANTWEDLSILKKIGIKGRAAIPPDFINVYWWPPSNHWIKVNTDGSALGAPGKIAAGGVFRDNHSTVRGCFHKKGGIGYAFEAELLAVITAIQYANDRNWFYLWLESDSTYIVRLIQDRSLLVPWRFMASWKRILVLLDKFHLYVSHIYREGNKVADILAADTMVEGCWDFEIDAIKAAVRLDMSSHSHIRMVLH; translated from the coding sequence ATGGTTGTGGGAATTATCGAACCCAAGAGGAAGTTTCATAAGATTCCGACTAGTTTTTGGCGTTCTTTGAATCTGATTCCGTGTCATCAGAATTCCCGCTTTAACAAGCGATCCAATATCTGGTTTTTTACTCATCCTGATGTGGCCTCTAATGTTATCTTCACTTCCGAGCAGGTTGTGATCGTGGATTGCGTCTGGACCTGTTATAATTTCCGTGTGGCTGTTGTGCATGGGGCGAACAATAATCTTCTCAGGCGTCAGTTGTGGGTCGACCTTCTCAATACGATGGACGGGCCCTCCGTTATTGCCGGGGACTTCAACGCCGTGAAAGGTGCTCACGAAAGAAGTAGTGATTGTCTTCCTAATGCTACTTCGTGCCGTGATTTTTGTGACTTTATTGATGCTACTGGCTTCATCGACTCTCCCACGGTGGGGCTGCAGTTTACGTGGTCGGGGCGACGATTTATGCCCTCTCATGTGGAATCTAAATTGGATCGTGTCCTGTTTTCTCAGGATTTTGCTGATTACTGGAGTTCGGTGTATACTCAGAATCTTCCCCGGATTACCTCAGACCACTCCCCGATTATTATCAGATGTTGTCTCCCTCTTCAACAGGGTCCGAGATTCTTTAAATTTTTGCACATGTGGACGTTGCATGAAAATTTTCATGAGGTGATTCGTAGTTCTTGGAATGAGGACACCTCCACCCGTTGCCCTATTTATAAGGTGATGTTCAAGCTTAAGCGTTTGCGTGGTGTGCTTAAGGACTGGAATAAATCGACTTTTGGCAACGTCGACGCTATGATTACTGCAGCGCAGCAGCACCTCCTTCAGATTCAAGAACAGATTGCGGTGAGTGGGTACACTTCGGACCTTTTCGATGAGGAAGTGGTTACTCAAGCTAAAATTAACAAAGCTCTTACGCGGAAAAATAACCTCCTCCAACAAAAGAGCAGAGTTTCGTGGCTTCAGGATGGTGATCGTAACACGAAGTTTTTTCAtaatatgataaaatataaaaagaagcCACAAATTATCTCCCACTTAAACATCCATGGCAATTTGGTCTACGATCAGGAGGCTATTGGAAAACACGTCGTGGatttcttctctgctctctTTGAAGAGACGAATCAAGAGGCGTTGGACATTACTTCTTTTGAGGCGACCATTGATGAGGTCGTGGATGATCGGCAGAATACTTTTCTCACTAGAACGCCTGATGAAGAAGAAATCAAAGCTGCGGTCTTCGGGATGGACGCGAGCAGCGCTCCTGGTCCGGACGGTTTCTCTGGGAAATTTTTCCAGTCTTGTTGGGATATTATTAAAGAGGATATCTGGAAGGCGGTTACTACTTTTTTTGAAAGATCCTATCTGCCGGTGGGCTGCAATTCTAGTATTATGATTCTCTTACCCAAAAAAGATGTCGTTTCTTCTACTGCTGATCTTCGTCCGATTGTCCTCTCtaattttttcttcaagatCTTTTCGAAGATCCTTGCTTCTCGTCTTGGGGTTGTTGCTGCAAAGTGTGTTAGCCCGAACCAATTTGGTTTCATTAGCGGAAGATCTATTCATGATTGTATTTTACTTGGTTCCGAAGGGATTAATTGCATGCGAAGATCTATTGGAGGGGTGAATATGGCATGCAAAATCGATATCAAAAAAGCTTTCGATACTCTTAGATGGGATTTTTTGTTGGCTGTTCTCAAAGTGGGAGGTTATGACGAGAAGTTCGTTAACTGGATCAGAATCATTTTGCACTCAGCTCGCCTCTCCATTCTCTACAATGGACGTCTGCATGGCTACTTTGCGTGTTCTAGAGGAGTGCGACAAGGTGATCCCCTATCTCCACTCCTCTTCGGTATCGCTGAGGACGTTCTTAGTGCTCTTCTCAGAAATTGTGTTGCCGCTGGGAAACTTACGCCTATGAATATTTGTAGAGCTCGGCCTTTCCCTACACACTTTCTCTATGCTGATGACATTCTGGTTTTCTGTACTGCTTCGGAAGAAAACGCGAGAACTTTACGGCATATCCTTACTTTTTATGGTGATATTTCTGGTCAATTCTACAGCCCCGAAAAATCACATATCTATTTTACGGATAAGGTTTCTACGGCTCTGAAACGTGCGATTGGGCGCTCCATTGATTTTGCGCCGGGTGCTTTTCCTTTCACTTATCTCGGCGTTCCTCTTTTTGTTGGGCGTGTTCGGGCTTCTTATCTTCGGCCAATTCACGACCGTATTCTGCAGAAATTTGCTAGATGGCGTGGTAGGCATCTTTCTATGGCAGGAAGAATTTGCTTGGTGAAGTCTGTTATACAAAGCTCAATCACTCACTCTATGATGATTTACCGTTGGCCTCGGTCCTTACTTAAAATTCTGGATGCGAAATGTCGCAATTTTATCTGGACCGGGAATACGGAGAAATGTGCGGCTTGTACGGTGGCATGGGCACGGGTTTGTGCTATAAAAGAAGAGGGGGGTCTTGGCGTGCGTTCTTTTTCTTTGATGAATAGAAGTTATCTTATGAAACGTGCCTGGAGCGTCATACGGGGGACTGCTTTTGGCATGGATATTATGAGACAGAGATACTTAAGTAGGTTCAGTCATGTGAAGACGGTTGCTGCCCCTTCCTCGATTTGGCTTGGTCTTCGTGCTGAAATTGCCCCGTTGGTCAATGACTCTTATTGTTACATCGGCGATGGTGCTTTTACCAATTTTTGGAATGATGATTGGCTGGGGTACTCTATTGCCCGTAAATGTGGTGTGCCGCATTACGTGCAAGACTTCCTCAAGCATTCTGTTGCAGATTATTTTTACGAGGGAATTTGGCACTTTACACAGGGCTTCGTGGACGCTTTTCCTGACATCGTTTGTGACATCCTGCTGCTCCCTATTGGAGATGATGAGGACATCCGTTTCTGGAAACCTTCACTTCATGGGGATGTTACTGCCTCGCTTGCCTTCGCTCGCCACTGCCACCGTTTTCCTGCGGTCAAATGGGGCAAGTGGATTTGGGAGAACTATATTCCCACTCGTCGTTCCATGACTACTTGGCGCCTTCTACATCGTCGCCTCCCCACTTTTGACATTCTCATCAGTCAAGGGCTTATTACTCCTAACCATTGTCCTTTCTGTTTCAAAGATAGTGAGAATATAGAACATCTGTTCTGGAGTTGCGACAACATTCGGCCTATTTGGCTGGAGTATCTGAGTTGGTTCAACAAAAATCATGACATCGATAATTCGGATATTTTCAGCATGTTGGTGGCTGCCTGGGGTTACTCGTTTAGCTCCCAACTAGTTTGTTTCTGGAAGGCTGGTATTATTTCTCTTATTTGGAGCATTTGGACGCAGCGTAACAAATGTATCTTTGATGACGACAGATTTGAGGCTAAAAAGATTTTTCACTCGATTAAGGTGACTTTTCGGGAAATGGAGGAGAATTTTAAATTGGGTGCTATGGCAAACACTTGGGAGGATCTCTCGATCCTTAAAAAGATTGGGATAAAAGGTCGTGCTGCTATTCCGCCGGACTTTATAAATGTTTACTGGTGGCCTCCCTCTAACCATTGGATCAAGGTTAATACGGACGGCTCTGCGTTGGGGGCGCCGGGAAAGATTGCTGCTGGAGGAGTCTTTCGTGATAATCATAGTACGGTGCGTGGTTGCTTTCATAAAAAAGGAGGGATTGGCTATGCGTTCGAGGCGGAACTTCTTGCGGTAATAACCGCTATTCAATATGCTAATGACCGCAATTGGTTTTATCTTTGGTTGGAGTCGGACTCTACTTATATTGTTCGCCTTATTCAAGATCGTTCTTTACTTGTTCCTTGGCGTTTCATGGCCTCGTGGAAAAGGATTCTTGTGCTTCTCGATAAATTCCATCTTTATGTTTCTCATATATATCGGGAAGGCAACAAGGTGGCGGACATCTTGGCTGCGGATACTATGGTAGAGGGCTGCTGGGACTTCGAGATTGACGCTATCAAGGCTGCGGTGCGTTTGGATATGTCCTCACATAGCCATATCCGCATGGTTCTTCATTGA